A window of Pseudomonadota bacterium contains these coding sequences:
- the glgB gene encoding 1,4-alpha-glucan branching protein GlgB, giving the protein MHDAHDAGPTVPDEAWDALARGEHGDPFALLGPHADADGRWWLTVFLPGAVKVDAVTANGARIIAALEPRDTRGLFANRLPRLRKRPDYRLRIEWADGQRSTAQDDPYRHLPVLGETDLWLLAEGTEQRPYDKLGAHPRRIGGVDGTLFAVWAPHARRVSVVGDWNAWDARRHPMRLRREAGVWEIFIPGVAPGARYKFALIDMHGAHEPWRADPYARQAELRPATASVVSAPLPAPATARRALAHDQPMAIYEVHVGSWRRVGGEHERWLDWDELADSLVPYAVELGFTHLELMPIAEHPFDGSWGYQPIGLYAPTARCGEPAGLLRFIARCHDAGLGVILDWVPGHFPTDLHGLARFDGSHLYEHADPREGSHPDWGTLIYNYGRYEVRDFLIGNARYWIENFGVDGLRVDAVASMIYRDYSRAPGQWLPNVHGGRENLEAIDFLKHMNEVLGADHPTALTIAEESTSWPGVSQPTSSGGLGFHYKWNMGWMNDVLRYFARDPVHRRHHQNELTFGLLYAFDEHFVLPLSHDEVVHGKRSLLAKMPGDSWQRFANLRLLLAFMYAHPGRKLLFMGAEFGQEREWNHDQGLDWHLLEDAAHRGVQSLVKDLNQRYRSLPALHARDSEAGGFEWLSHEEHAESVLAFMRHGHQARHTVIAVFNFTPVVRHGYRLGVPDDGAWRECLNSDSGHYGGSNLGNHGARLEPQALAAHGRSHSLSLDLPPLGALFLHRTD; this is encoded by the coding sequence ATGCACGATGCGCACGACGCCGGACCGACGGTGCCGGACGAGGCCTGGGATGCGCTCGCGCGCGGTGAACACGGCGATCCCTTCGCCCTGCTCGGTCCGCATGCCGATGCCGATGGACGCTGGTGGCTGACGGTCTTCCTGCCGGGCGCGGTGAAGGTCGACGCGGTCACCGCCAATGGCGCGCGCATCATTGCCGCGCTCGAGCCGCGCGACACGCGCGGACTGTTCGCCAATCGCCTGCCGCGCCTGCGTAAACGCCCCGATTACCGCCTGCGCATCGAATGGGCCGACGGCCAGCGCAGCACGGCGCAGGACGATCCCTACCGTCACCTGCCCGTGCTCGGCGAGACCGACCTGTGGCTGCTGGCCGAAGGCACGGAACAACGCCCCTACGACAAGCTCGGCGCGCATCCGCGCCGCATCGGCGGCGTGGACGGCACGCTGTTCGCGGTGTGGGCGCCCCACGCGCGGCGCGTGTCGGTGGTCGGCGACTGGAATGCCTGGGACGCGCGTCGCCATCCCATGCGTTTGCGCCGCGAGGCCGGCGTGTGGGAGATCTTCATTCCAGGCGTCGCGCCCGGTGCACGCTACAAGTTCGCGCTCATCGACATGCACGGCGCCCACGAACCCTGGCGCGCCGATCCCTACGCACGCCAGGCGGAGCTGCGACCGGCCACGGCATCGGTGGTGAGCGCGCCGTTGCCGGCGCCCGCTACGGCCCGTCGCGCGCTCGCTCACGACCAGCCGATGGCCATCTACGAAGTGCATGTCGGCTCGTGGCGGCGCGTCGGCGGCGAGCACGAGCGCTGGCTCGACTGGGACGAACTCGCCGACAGCCTCGTGCCCTACGCCGTCGAACTCGGTTTCACGCATCTCGAACTGATGCCGATAGCCGAGCACCCCTTCGATGGCTCGTGGGGCTACCAGCCCATCGGACTCTATGCGCCGACCGCGCGCTGCGGCGAGCCGGCGGGGCTCTTGCGTTTCATCGCGCGCTGCCACGACGCCGGCCTCGGCGTGATCCTCGACTGGGTGCCGGGTCACTTCCCGACCGATTTGCATGGCCTCGCGCGTTTCGACGGCAGCCATCTCTACGAGCACGCCGACCCGCGCGAGGGCAGCCATCCCGACTGGGGCACGCTGATCTACAACTACGGGCGTTACGAGGTGCGCGATTTCCTGATCGGCAACGCGCGCTACTGGATAGAGAACTTCGGCGTCGACGGCCTGCGCGTCGACGCGGTGGCCTCGATGATCTACCGCGACTACAGCCGTGCGCCGGGCCAGTGGCTGCCGAACGTGCATGGCGGCCGCGAAAATCTCGAGGCCATCGATTTCCTGAAACACATGAACGAAGTGTTGGGCGCCGACCATCCCACGGCCCTCACCATCGCCGAGGAATCGACCAGCTGGCCCGGCGTCAGCCAGCCGACCTCCAGCGGCGGTCTCGGCTTTCACTACAAGTGGAACATGGGTTGGATGAACGACGTGCTGCGCTACTTCGCGCGCGACCCGGTGCACCGGCGTCATCACCAGAACGAACTGACTTTCGGACTGCTCTACGCCTTCGACGAGCATTTCGTGTTGCCGCTATCACACGACGAAGTGGTGCACGGCAAACGTTCGCTGCTGGCCAAGATGCCGGGCGACAGCTGGCAGCGCTTCGCCAACCTGCGGCTGCTGCTGGCTTTCATGTACGCCCATCCGGGCCGCAAGCTGCTGTTCATGGGCGCCGAGTTCGGCCAGGAGCGCGAATGGAACCATGACCAGGGCCTCGACTGGCATTTGCTCGAGGACGCCGCCCATCGCGGCGTGCAGTCGCTGGTCAAGGACCTCAATCAACGCTATCGCAGCCTGCCGGCGCTGCACGCGCGCGACAGTGAAGCGGGCGGATTCGAATGGCTGAGCCACGAGGAACATGCCGAGAGCGTGCTGGCCTTCATGCGCCATGGCCACCAGGCGCGGCACACCGTCATCGCGGTTTTCAATTTCACGCCGGTGGTGCGACACGGCTATCGCCTGGGCGTGCCCGACGACGGCGCGTGGCGCGAATGCCTGAATTCCGATTCGGGCCATTACGGCGGCAGCAATCTCGGCAACCATGGCGCACGCCTGGAGCCGCAGGCGCTGGCCGCGCATGGGCGCAGCCATAGTCTCAGCCTCGATTTGCCGCCGCTCGGCGCATTGTTTCTGCACAGGACCGACTGA
- the glgX gene encoding glycogen debranching protein GlgX, translating into MGAAIVSASICRRSAHCFCTGPTDSMTLEAGTPWPLGATLTEVGVNFAVFSAHATRIELCLYDRDGVRELARVALPAYTDGVWHGLLPGAAAGLVYGLRAHGPQDAARGHRFNPHKLLLDPYARRLTTHWRWSEAHLGDVHDKADRHVTLDNARDMPKAVVEHEHFDWQDDRAPRTPLADTLLYEVHVKGFTWRHAEVPAEQRGRFLGVSSAPAILHLRRLGVTAVTLLPVQQHLTEAGLARRGAHNYWGYNTVAFNVPDARFAATDAVREFKTMVRGLHQAGIEVILDVVYNHTAESDQRGPTVSWRGLDNASWYRLRHEDARFYENHAGTGNSLDLSQPRVLQFVLDSLRYWVTDMHVDGFRFDLATSLARGAQGFDARHPFLMAIAQDPILSRVKLIAEPWDAGPGGYQLGHFPAGWSEWNDRYRDAVRAFWVRKTADRGEFAARLAGSSELFHHAGRGVFAGINYLTAHDGFTLQDLVSYDHKHNESNGEDNRDGHDHNLSWNCGAEGDTDLLMVNTLRGRLKRALLATLMLSRGVPMLLGGDELGRTQRGNNNAYAHDDETSWFDWARIDADLLEFTAQLAQFRRATPQLRDGRWWNGESDAGGQRDVVWFDRQGKEMHVEHWQDTQRFALGMLLGARAIEGTAPLLALFNAEQKDCLFTLPRGCWTLRFDTALAAPFALDGQVVDGDTLTVKARSVTVLEGRIEGAA; encoded by the coding sequence ATGGGCGCAGCCATAGTCTCAGCCTCGATTTGCCGCCGCTCGGCGCATTGTTTCTGCACAGGACCGACTGATTCCATGACGCTAGAAGCCGGCACGCCCTGGCCCCTGGGCGCGACCCTCACCGAGGTGGGGGTGAACTTCGCGGTGTTCTCCGCCCACGCCACGCGTATCGAATTGTGCCTGTACGACCGCGACGGCGTGCGCGAACTGGCGCGCGTGGCCTTGCCGGCCTACACCGACGGCGTGTGGCACGGCCTGCTGCCCGGCGCCGCCGCGGGCCTCGTGTACGGACTGCGCGCCCACGGCCCCCAGGACGCCGCGCGCGGCCACCGCTTCAATCCGCACAAGCTGCTGCTCGATCCCTATGCGCGACGCCTGACCACGCACTGGCGCTGGAGCGAGGCGCATCTCGGTGACGTGCACGACAAGGCCGATCGTCACGTGACGCTCGACAACGCGCGCGACATGCCGAAAGCGGTGGTCGAGCACGAGCACTTCGACTGGCAGGACGACCGCGCGCCGCGCACGCCGCTGGCCGACACCCTGCTCTACGAGGTGCACGTCAAGGGCTTCACCTGGCGTCATGCCGAGGTGCCGGCCGAGCAGCGCGGGCGTTTCTTAGGCGTATCCTCGGCGCCCGCCATCCTCCACCTGCGACGCCTCGGCGTCACCGCCGTCACGCTGTTGCCGGTGCAGCAGCACTTGACCGAGGCCGGCCTCGCGCGGCGCGGCGCCCACAATTACTGGGGCTACAACACCGTCGCCTTCAACGTGCCCGATGCACGTTTCGCCGCCACCGACGCCGTGCGTGAATTCAAGACCATGGTCCGCGGCCTGCACCAAGCCGGCATCGAGGTCATCCTCGACGTGGTCTACAACCACACCGCCGAATCGGACCAGCGCGGTCCAACCGTATCGTGGCGCGGCCTCGACAACGCCAGCTGGTATCGCCTGCGACACGAGGACGCGCGCTTCTACGAGAACCACGCCGGCACCGGCAACAGCCTCGACCTGTCACAACCGCGCGTCTTGCAGTTCGTGCTCGACTCGCTGCGCTACTGGGTGACGGACATGCACGTCGACGGGTTCCGCTTCGACCTTGCGACCTCGCTGGCGCGCGGCGCGCAGGGCTTCGATGCGCGTCATCCGTTCCTGATGGCGATCGCCCAGGACCCCATCCTGTCGCGCGTCAAACTCATCGCCGAGCCGTGGGACGCCGGCCCGGGCGGCTACCAGCTCGGGCATTTCCCGGCCGGCTGGTCGGAATGGAACGATCGCTACCGCGACGCGGTGCGCGCATTCTGGGTGCGCAAGACCGCCGACCGCGGCGAGTTCGCCGCGCGTCTGGCCGGCTCCAGCGAGCTGTTCCACCACGCCGGCCGCGGCGTGTTCGCCGGCATCAATTACCTCACCGCCCATGACGGCTTCACGCTGCAGGATCTCGTCAGCTACGACCATAAGCACAACGAGAGCAATGGCGAGGACAATCGCGACGGCCACGATCACAACCTGTCCTGGAACTGCGGCGCCGAGGGCGACACCGACCTGCTGATGGTCAACACCCTGCGTGGGCGCCTGAAACGCGCCTTGCTCGCCACGCTCATGCTGTCGCGCGGCGTGCCGATGCTGCTCGGCGGCGACGAACTCGGGCGTACGCAGCGCGGCAACAACAATGCCTACGCCCACGACGACGAGACGAGCTGGTTCGACTGGGCGCGCATCGATGCAGACCTGCTCGAATTCACGGCGCAGCTGGCGCAGTTCCGGCGCGCCACGCCGCAGCTGCGCGACGGCCGCTGGTGGAACGGCGAAAGCGACGCCGGCGGTCAGCGTGACGTGGTGTGGTTCGACCGCCAGGGCAAGGAAATGCATGTCGAGCACTGGCAGGACACGCAACGCTTCGCGCTCGGCATGCTGCTCGGCGCGCGCGCCATCGAGGGCACGGCGCCGCTGCTGGCGCTGTTCAATGCCGAGCAGAAGGACTGCCTGTTCACGCTGCCGCGCGGGTGCTGGACGCTGCGCTTCGATACCGCGCTGGCCGCGCCTTTCGCGCTCGACGGTCAAGT